The following proteins come from a genomic window of Paenibacillus sp. CAA11:
- a CDS encoding PucR family transcriptional regulator: protein MEILILKQQLENVLGQPLQERAMDLQQWTRVTGDAGNSSAERAGKLLFPWKYENSSVLLWEMDASSLTESERKLVELLLQTAAKSGEASPAFVKSDEETVMRQFGHWLHQQLKSGNLSTDIPEEMTLKSKLSSSAVPFLLSCESSLSAEMGYTKLNKLLRSYFGVDVILIPLQDQEWIILARENQLEGLIEESEEGTEAERAMLLDLCQGIYELISNEWVGNFHLSVAQPIVPLRTLTETALLLRETVLMGRMFHVSEHIHLPWDLYLERLIYSIPDSQRKLFIEQMGVGTGIFNDAETLTTLETFFQLDCNVSETAKRLYIHRNTLLYRMDKIKQETGLDVRSFRDAVLVKLTLLLYKVTKRK, encoded by the coding sequence ATGGAGATATTGATCCTTAAACAGCAGTTGGAAAACGTACTTGGTCAGCCTCTTCAAGAGAGAGCGATGGATCTGCAGCAATGGACGCGAGTAACCGGGGATGCGGGGAATAGTTCTGCCGAGCGGGCAGGCAAGCTTCTTTTTCCATGGAAGTATGAGAATTCCTCCGTTTTGTTGTGGGAGATGGATGCATCTAGCTTAACTGAATCTGAGCGAAAGCTGGTGGAGCTTCTTCTTCAGACGGCAGCGAAGTCGGGGGAAGCATCGCCAGCCTTTGTGAAGAGTGATGAGGAAACCGTCATGAGGCAGTTTGGCCACTGGCTTCATCAGCAGCTAAAGAGTGGTAATCTGAGCACTGATATTCCTGAAGAGATGACACTCAAGTCGAAATTATCGAGTTCTGCTGTGCCATTTCTACTCAGCTGTGAAAGCAGCCTCAGTGCAGAAATGGGCTATACCAAGTTGAACAAGCTTTTGCGGAGCTATTTTGGCGTGGATGTAATCTTAATACCCCTGCAGGATCAAGAATGGATTATTCTTGCAAGGGAGAACCAACTAGAAGGGCTTATCGAGGAAAGCGAAGAAGGAACTGAGGCCGAACGGGCGATGCTTCTCGATTTGTGCCAAGGGATTTATGAATTGATCTCCAATGAGTGGGTAGGTAACTTCCATCTGTCTGTAGCCCAGCCGATAGTGCCGCTGCGTACGCTTACCGAGACGGCGCTGCTCTTACGAGAGACCGTGCTGATGGGGCGGATGTTCCATGTGTCTGAGCATATTCATCTTCCGTGGGATCTCTATCTGGAGCGTTTGATTTACAGCATTCCAGATAGTCAGCGTAAGCTCTTTATAGAGCAGATGGGTGTAGGAACCGGCATCTTCAATGATGCAGAGACGCTTACGACACTAGAGACCTTCTTTCAATTGGACTGCAATGTAAGTGAGACGGCGAAGCGCCTATACATTCATCGTAATACGCTGCTGTACCGCATGGATAAGATTAAGCAGGAGACCGGACTTGATGTGAGAAGCTTCCGGGATGCGGTTCTTGTGAAGCTAACTCTATTATTGTATAAAGTGACGAAAAGAAAATAG
- a CDS encoding ABC transporter ATP-binding protein, producing MAGVRLEHIYKKYAGSDKATVVDVNLDIADKEFLVLVGPSGCGKSTTLRMIAGLEEISEGKLYIGDRVVNDVAPKDRDIAMVFQSYALYPHMNVYQNMAFGLKLRKTKKEEIDQRVREAAKILDIEHLLDRKPKALSGGQRQRVALGRAIVRNPQVFLMDEPLSNLDAKLRGQMRAEITKLVKRLETTCIYVTHDQIEAMTMGDRIVVMKDGIIQQAASPEELYNQPTNIFVAGFIGSPTMNFINGQLTEENGAVIFTSSGLKVEVPQGKAGLLKQGGYIGKEVIMGVRPEDIHEEPVFLEASPGTIFTGRVDVTENLGHEMLLYLSGVGNDTVIGRVDGRSTTREGDNVKLAIDMNKIHIFDKETELNVFFN from the coding sequence ATGGCAGGTGTACGTTTAGAACATATCTACAAGAAATATGCTGGTTCCGACAAAGCAACCGTTGTTGATGTTAATTTGGATATCGCAGACAAGGAGTTCCTTGTACTGGTTGGTCCTTCCGGCTGTGGTAAGTCTACAACACTGCGTATGATCGCAGGTCTTGAAGAAATTTCTGAAGGTAAGCTGTATATTGGAGATCGCGTTGTTAACGACGTAGCTCCTAAGGATCGCGATATTGCAATGGTATTCCAATCCTATGCCTTGTATCCTCATATGAACGTATACCAAAACATGGCGTTTGGTCTGAAGCTTCGTAAGACGAAGAAGGAAGAGATCGACCAACGCGTACGTGAAGCGGCTAAGATTCTCGATATCGAGCATTTGCTTGATCGTAAACCAAAAGCACTCTCCGGTGGTCAACGTCAACGGGTAGCCTTGGGACGCGCGATTGTGCGTAACCCGCAAGTGTTCCTGATGGACGAACCGCTCTCCAACTTGGATGCGAAACTTCGCGGTCAGATGCGTGCCGAAATTACAAAGCTGGTTAAACGTCTTGAAACCACTTGTATTTACGTAACGCACGATCAGATCGAAGCGATGACAATGGGTGACCGTATCGTCGTTATGAAGGACGGCATCATTCAACAGGCAGCTTCTCCAGAAGAACTTTACAACCAACCGACCAACATCTTCGTTGCCGGATTTATTGGTTCCCCGACGATGAACTTCATCAACGGTCAGCTTACAGAAGAGAACGGTGCTGTGATCTTTACTTCCAGCGGCCTCAAAGTAGAGGTACCGCAAGGTAAAGCAGGACTGCTTAAACAAGGCGGATACATTGGTAAAGAAGTGATCATGGGCGTTCGTCCTGAGGATATCCATGAAGAGCCAGTATTCCTGGAAGCATCTCCTGGAACTATCTTCACAGGTCGCGTAGACGTTACTGAGAACCTTGGCCATGAAATGCTCCTCTACTTGAGCGGCGTAGGTAATGATACAGTTATTGGCCGTGTAGATGGACGTTCGACTACACGTGAAGGTGACAATGTGAAGCTGGCGATTGATATGAACAAGATTCATATCTTTGACAAAGAAACTGAGTTGAACGTATTCTTCAACTAA